CCACAATCGAAGAGCAAAAAATGGTTAATTCTCCGGTATTTGGAACATAAGGTATACCCAGATAAGGTGCATAGACCGAATTGCCAGAGGCATAAGTAAAAATCCCCAAAGCACCTGCAACCATGACGATAGGCATAATGGCCAAACCATCCAATCCATCAGTCAAATTTACTGCATTGGAGCTTCCCACAATTACAAAATAACCTAAAACAGGAAAGAGAATACCTAAACCTATCGTTAACGATTTAAAAAAAGGAACGGTTAATTGAGTATGGACCGGTAATGTAGCATGCATGTATAAATAAATTACAGCAATAAGCGCAATGACTGATTGCCAAAAATACTTCCAACGCGCAGGCAATCCTTTACTATTTTTTAATACCAATTTGCGGTAATCATCAACCCAGCCTACTACCCCATTTGCCAGAGTCACCAAAAGCACAAGCCATAAGCTGGACTGTTGCAAATCACCCCAAAGCAAACAACTTACCGTGATTGCCAATAAGATTAAAACTCCTCCCATAGTTGGAGTTCCTGCTTTGGATAAATGTGATTGAGGACCATCATCTCGTACCATCTGACCAATCTGTAAGCCTCGCAACCAACGAATCATCGCAGGTCCACACAATAAACCCACTAAAAGTGCAGTTAGAGAAGCTAAAATGGATCTGAAAGTCAGGTATTGAAAAACTCTTAACGCATGATATTGCCCTTGAAATAGCTGCGTTAGCCAGTAGAGCATAATTGTTCCTCTTGGTTAACCCAATTATGGGTTTGTGTTAAATATCGTCCAATAGAATAATGGGCCAAAAAAGCGGCCAAGCATACCACAAACCTACATACCATTCAGCATCGTACAAAAAAAATTCTTTGCTTTTTTATCATCATATAGACAGGTCGCTAGAACTCCTCAATCTAGCAGTTGGTGCACAATTTTTTCCATTGCACTGGCTCGAGACCCTTTCACCAAAACAACAACATCTGGGGC
The DNA window shown above is from Legionella sp. PC997 and carries:
- the mraY gene encoding phospho-N-acetylmuramoyl-pentapeptide-transferase, with amino-acid sequence MLYWLTQLFQGQYHALRVFQYLTFRSILASLTALLVGLLCGPAMIRWLRGLQIGQMVRDDGPQSHLSKAGTPTMGGVLILLAITVSCLLWGDLQQSSLWLVLLVTLANGVVGWVDDYRKLVLKNSKGLPARWKYFWQSVIALIAVIYLYMHATLPVHTQLTVPFFKSLTIGLGILFPVLGYFVIVGSSNAVNLTDGLDGLAIMPIVMVAGALGIFTYASGNSVYAPYLGIPYVPNTGELTIFCSSIVGAGLGFLWYNSYPAQLFMGDVGSLALGAALGIVAVVIREELVLLMMGGLFVIETISVILQVGYFKYTHGKRLFRMAPLHHHFELKGWSEPKIIVRFWIITVVFVLCGLATLKLR